A single window of Nicotiana tomentosiformis chromosome 1, ASM39032v3, whole genome shotgun sequence DNA harbors:
- the LOC138910021 gene encoding uncharacterized protein, translated as MEKVKIIKERLKIAQSRQNSYLNVRRRDLAFKEDDWVFLKVVGDPSAIVPVETIEVSEELSNEEITVAILDRQVQKLRNKEIASVKVYGETSKSKKLLGKPRMK; from the exons atggaaaaggttaagatcataaaagagagGTTGAAaattgctcagagtcgtcaaaattCCTATTTgaatgttcgtcgcagagacttagcgttcaaggaagatgattgggtgttcttgaag gtagttggagatccgtccgctattgtgccggttgagaccatcgaggttagtgaagaattgtcaAATGAAGAGATTACGGTTGCTATCCTTGATAGACAGGTCCagaagttgaggaacaaagaaattgcatccgtaaaggtatatggcgaaaccagcaagtcgaagaagctacttgggaagccgagaatgaaatga